One part of the Alistipes onderdonkii genome encodes these proteins:
- a CDS encoding FecR family protein, with the protein MANFEIDEEVLVAFLKGELDAAQAAAVEAWYDRSAANRRMLGQVYYILYVSDRINDAAGIDVERSLRQFKRRMHAGRRIPLRRVAVRIAAAAVIAAVLLAGGFTTVSLSKRLAQPVTVVTQLGERSQVVLPDGTKVWLNSSSSVEYVAPFFSRQRRVKMEGEAYFEVEHDRRAPFVVSTNGLDIEVLGTRFNIRNDDNEHRVTTVLLEGAVKAYASGREQASVRLHPAQQLVFDTRTHAMRLTDCPSAERSINWIDGRFCFEHDTFGEIVAELKRYYNVDIRFMDNRLRDMRFSGNFRVEDGIYHIMSVLQLTYKFNYRIVGNDIELYANPER; encoded by the coding sequence ATGGCAAATTTCGAAATCGACGAAGAGGTATTGGTAGCCTTCCTCAAAGGCGAGCTGGACGCAGCGCAGGCGGCGGCCGTAGAGGCGTGGTACGACCGCTCGGCTGCAAACCGCAGGATGCTCGGCCAGGTCTATTATATATTATATGTCAGCGACCGTATCAACGACGCGGCCGGTATCGACGTCGAGCGTTCGCTCCGGCAGTTCAAGCGCCGCATGCACGCCGGACGCCGTATCCCCCTGCGCCGTGTCGCGGTGCGTATTGCCGCTGCGGCCGTGATCGCCGCGGTGCTCCTGGCCGGCGGGTTCACGACCGTGTCGCTTTCCAAGCGCCTGGCGCAGCCCGTGACCGTCGTCACCCAGCTGGGCGAGCGGTCGCAGGTGGTGTTGCCCGACGGGACGAAGGTGTGGCTCAACTCATCGAGCAGCGTGGAGTACGTTGCCCCTTTCTTTTCGCGCCAGCGCCGCGTGAAGATGGAGGGTGAAGCCTATTTCGAGGTCGAGCACGACCGCCGGGCGCCGTTCGTCGTGTCGACCAACGGCCTGGACATCGAAGTCCTCGGCACACGTTTCAACATCCGCAACGACGACAACGAGCACCGTGTCACCACCGTCCTGCTCGAAGGCGCCGTCAAGGCCTATGCTTCGGGACGCGAGCAGGCCTCGGTGCGCCTGCACCCTGCGCAGCAGCTGGTTTTCGACACCCGGACGCACGCCATGCGCCTGACCGACTGCCCCTCGGCCGAACGCTCGATCAACTGGATCGACGGCCGCTTCTGCTTCGAGCACGATACCTTCGGGGAGATCGTCGCCGAGCTCAAGCGCTACTACAACGTCGACATCCGCTTCATGGACAACCGGCTCCGCGACATGCGCTTCTCGGGCAATTTCCGCGTCGAGGACGGCATCTACCACATCATGTCCGTATTGCAGCTGACCTATAAATTCAATTACAGGATCGTCGGCAACGACATCGAACTCTACGCAAACCCTGAACGATAA
- a CDS encoding RNA polymerase sigma-70 factor, whose amino-acid sequence MADNAHTIDIQDNRTVVGLLRAGDEKCFDALFRRYYKPLCTYATRFVPPVRAEELVQDTLMWVWENRTSLIPEMPLKSLLFTIVKNKSLNSASRDTLKNRIIRQLAEHYEETFDDPDFYLEGELVQRLAEALRKMPPEFQQTFRMHRLEGMTHKEIAARLNVSPQTVNYRIGQTVRLLREELSDYWPLLVLLLCPDLS is encoded by the coding sequence ATGGCAGATAACGCGCATACGATCGACATACAGGACAACCGCACGGTTGTCGGATTGCTCCGTGCCGGGGATGAAAAATGTTTCGATGCGCTTTTCCGCCGCTATTACAAACCGCTCTGCACCTACGCCACGCGCTTCGTGCCGCCGGTACGCGCCGAGGAACTCGTCCAGGACACCCTGATGTGGGTGTGGGAAAACCGCACCTCGCTGATTCCCGAGATGCCGCTCAAATCGCTGCTGTTCACCATCGTAAAGAACAAGTCGCTTAACAGCGCCTCGCGCGACACGCTCAAGAACCGCATCATCCGCCAGCTGGCCGAACACTACGAAGAGACGTTCGACGACCCCGATTTCTACCTCGAGGGCGAACTGGTGCAGCGGCTGGCCGAAGCTCTGCGCAAAATGCCTCCTGAATTCCAGCAGACCTTCCGTATGCACCGCCTGGAAGGTATGACCCACAAAGAAATAGCCGCCCGCCTCAACGTTTCCCCGCAGACGGTCAATTACCGTATCGGGCAGACCGTGCGCCTGCTGCGCGAGGAACTCAGCGATTACTGGCCGCTGCTCGTGCTGTTGCTGTGCCCTGACCTCTCCTGA
- a CDS encoding DHA2 family efflux MFS transporter permease subunit yields the protein MATLGEHIRQSTAYKWWILGMIMLGTFMAVLDVTVVNVGLPAIMSAFGIGISTAEWVITAYMITMTVMLPSAGWFADRFGNKRIYILGLALFTLGSWLCGKAPGDLFLIWARALQGVGSGIIQSLGLAIVTREFRPEERGLALGLWAMAAAASISFGPLLGGYLVDAYSWHRIFDVNVPVGVLAILLSAFIQKEWKSPARHPFDWRGFVAIALFMPLAIFALARGNSPTNHDGWASPTVIGCFAVAAVALAYFVRTELRSPAPLLQLRLLGERNFGVSMAVLTLFSIGMLGGTYLLPLYMQRGLGYTALMAGSVFLPVGLIQGVLSAVSGYLTRYVKPLLLTAAGILLLALSFWLASRFSLHTSHRHILFVLYIRGLGMGLTFAPLNFFSLRNLTQHDMAAAAGISNSIKQLAGSIGIAILTAVYSARTAFHAAHETVSASQTYVEGVTDALGVVTWLTLAAGLPLLWVFRKKRKKTPAGNQREAGES from the coding sequence ATGGCGACCCTCGGCGAACATATCCGGCAAAGCACCGCCTACAAATGGTGGATCCTGGGCATGATCATGCTCGGGACGTTCATGGCCGTGCTGGACGTGACGGTGGTCAACGTCGGGCTGCCGGCCATCATGTCGGCTTTCGGCATCGGCATCTCGACGGCCGAATGGGTCATCACCGCCTACATGATCACCATGACCGTCATGCTCCCTTCGGCGGGATGGTTCGCCGACCGCTTCGGGAACAAACGCATCTATATCCTGGGGCTGGCACTCTTCACGCTCGGGTCGTGGCTCTGCGGCAAAGCCCCGGGCGACCTGTTCCTGATCTGGGCACGCGCCCTGCAAGGCGTCGGCAGCGGTATCATACAGTCGCTGGGACTGGCGATCGTGACCCGCGAATTCCGCCCCGAGGAGCGCGGCCTGGCGCTCGGCCTGTGGGCAATGGCGGCGGCCGCCTCGATCTCGTTCGGTCCCCTGCTGGGCGGCTATCTGGTCGATGCGTACAGCTGGCACAGGATTTTCGACGTGAACGTCCCCGTGGGAGTGCTCGCCATCCTGCTCTCGGCCTTTATCCAGAAAGAATGGAAAAGCCCGGCGCGGCACCCGTTCGACTGGCGGGGATTCGTGGCCATCGCGCTCTTCATGCCGCTGGCGATCTTTGCGCTGGCGCGGGGCAACTCGCCGACCAACCACGACGGCTGGGCGTCGCCCACGGTGATCGGCTGCTTCGCCGTGGCAGCCGTCGCGCTCGCCTACTTCGTCCGCACGGAGCTGCGCAGCCCGGCGCCGCTGCTGCAGCTGCGCCTGCTCGGGGAACGCAACTTCGGGGTTTCGATGGCCGTGCTGACGCTCTTCTCGATCGGCATGCTGGGCGGCACCTACCTGCTGCCGCTCTACATGCAGCGCGGGCTGGGCTACACGGCGCTGATGGCCGGGAGCGTATTCCTGCCCGTGGGGCTCATACAAGGGGTGCTGTCGGCCGTATCGGGTTACCTCACGCGCTACGTCAAGCCCCTGCTGCTCACGGCGGCGGGCATCCTGCTGCTGGCGCTGAGCTTCTGGCTGGCCAGCCGTTTCTCGCTCCACACCTCCCACCGGCATATCCTCTTCGTGCTCTATATCCGCGGGCTGGGCATGGGGCTCACGTTCGCCCCGCTGAACTTCTTTTCGCTGCGGAACCTCACGCAGCACGACATGGCCGCAGCGGCGGGTATCTCGAACAGCATCAAACAGCTCGCAGGCAGCATCGGCATCGCCATCCTGACAGCCGTTTACTCGGCCCGGACGGCCTTCCATGCGGCGCACGAAACAGTATCGGCTTCCCAAACCTATGTCGAGGGGGTGACCGACGCGCTGGGCGTGGTGACATGGCTGACCCTCGCAGCGGGGTTGCCGCTGCTGTGGGTATTCCGCAAAAAACGGAAGAAAACACCGGCAGGGAATCAGAGGGAGGCAGGGGAAAGTTAA
- a CDS encoding anaerobic sulfatase-maturation protein has protein sequence MKQKQIFTFRDAEKQVAPAAFSIMLKPAGSACNLDCHYCYYLDKAVQYGGRQAVMDDQLLELCIKQYIRANEVDTVQFCWHGGEPLLLGLDFYRRAMELQRRYADGKRIENTLQTNGTLVDEAWCDLFAANNFLVGLSLDGPGDIHDAFRLTRGGKPTFERVMRTVGMFGRSGVEFNTLSVVNRCCEGRGGEIYRFFRDEVHSRFMQFLPAVEHVVDKPGHHRPLIVPPGHEGARLAGWSVSAEGYGHFLCDVFDEWVVSDVGRCFVQLFDASLAQWCGVQPGVCSMGETCGDALVVEHNGDVYSCDHFVYPEYRLGNIRETPLAELYRSRKRREFGLDKRNTLPAGCLRCNYYFACRGECPKHRFARGADGSPKNSLCEGLMHYFRHVEPYMEYMRDLLARQQSPAWVMPFARRRMGLM, from the coding sequence ATGAAACAGAAGCAGATATTCACGTTCCGCGATGCGGAGAAGCAGGTCGCCCCCGCGGCCTTCTCGATCATGCTCAAACCGGCGGGCTCGGCCTGCAACCTCGACTGCCACTACTGCTACTACCTCGACAAGGCGGTGCAGTACGGCGGCCGCCAGGCCGTGATGGACGACCAGCTGCTGGAGCTCTGCATAAAACAGTACATCCGGGCCAACGAGGTCGACACCGTGCAGTTCTGCTGGCACGGCGGCGAGCCGTTGCTGCTGGGGCTGGATTTCTACCGCCGGGCGATGGAGCTGCAGCGCAGGTACGCCGACGGCAAACGGATTGAGAACACGTTGCAGACCAACGGTACGCTGGTCGACGAGGCGTGGTGCGACCTCTTCGCCGCCAACAATTTCCTGGTCGGCCTCTCGCTCGACGGGCCCGGGGATATCCACGACGCCTTCCGCCTGACCAGGGGCGGCAAACCGACCTTCGAGCGCGTGATGCGGACGGTCGGGATGTTCGGGCGCAGCGGCGTGGAATTCAATACGCTGAGCGTCGTGAACCGGTGCTGCGAGGGGCGCGGCGGGGAGATCTACCGCTTCTTCCGCGACGAGGTGCACAGCCGCTTCATGCAGTTCCTGCCCGCCGTCGAACACGTCGTCGACAAACCGGGACACCACCGTCCGCTGATCGTCCCGCCCGGACACGAAGGGGCGCGGCTGGCCGGCTGGTCGGTCTCGGCCGAAGGCTACGGGCATTTCCTGTGCGATGTTTTCGATGAGTGGGTCGTAAGCGACGTGGGGCGCTGTTTCGTGCAGTTGTTCGACGCCTCGCTGGCGCAGTGGTGCGGTGTGCAGCCGGGCGTCTGCTCGATGGGCGAGACGTGCGGCGACGCGCTGGTCGTCGAGCACAACGGCGACGTCTACTCCTGCGACCATTTCGTCTACCCCGAGTACAGGCTGGGCAATATCCGCGAGACGCCCCTTGCCGAGCTTTACCGCTCGCGGAAACGCCGCGAATTCGGGCTGGACAAACGCAACACGCTGCCCGCCGGGTGCCTGCGCTGCAACTACTATTTCGCCTGCCGGGGCGAATGTCCCAAGCACCGTTTCGCCCGCGGGGCCGACGGCAGCCCCAAAAATTCGCTCTGCGAGGGGCTGATGCATTATTTCCGCCACGTCGAACCCTACATGGAATACATGCGCGACCTGCTCGCGCGGCAACAATCCCCGGCCTGGGTCATGCCTTTCGCCCGCAGGCGCATGGGGCTGATGTAG
- a CDS encoding aldose epimerase family protein produces the protein MKKSLILLGMSLLAACGVQKTELPLLPEEAFQTTVDGKPVALYTLHAGDITMQVTNYGARVVSLWTPDREGRYEDIVLGYENIGRYIDNTGERFLGAVVGPYANRIAKGRFTLDGAEYTLPLNNNGQTLHGGLKGVDRVVWDVVSATDDKLVLHYLHPDGQDGFPGNLDIEMTYSLTPDNEFRVDYKATTDKPTVANFSHHPFFNLKGEGNGTVLDNVMTINASHTTPVDSVLIPTGQIAPVEGTPFDFREPHAIGERIGADNQQLRNGGGYDHNWVIDRKTPSGIEQAATVWEPASGRTIEVLSDQPGLQVYSGNFFDGTSIGKYGKPQRYRESLALETQKFPDSPNHDNFPSTVLRPGETYTQVCIYKFGVK, from the coding sequence ATGAAAAAATCGCTTATCCTACTCGGCATGTCGCTGCTGGCTGCGTGCGGCGTGCAGAAAACGGAACTCCCGCTGCTGCCCGAAGAGGCATTCCAGACCACCGTCGACGGCAAACCCGTCGCACTCTACACGCTCCATGCGGGCGACATCACCATGCAGGTCACCAACTACGGCGCCCGCGTCGTATCGCTCTGGACGCCCGACCGCGAAGGCCGCTACGAGGACATCGTACTGGGCTACGAAAACATCGGCCGCTACATAGACAACACGGGCGAACGGTTCCTCGGCGCCGTGGTAGGCCCCTACGCCAACCGCATCGCAAAGGGGCGCTTCACGCTCGACGGCGCAGAGTACACCCTTCCCCTGAACAACAACGGGCAGACGCTGCACGGCGGGCTGAAAGGCGTCGACCGGGTGGTATGGGACGTAGTGTCGGCCACGGACGACAAACTGGTGCTGCATTACCTCCATCCCGACGGACAGGACGGGTTCCCGGGCAATCTGGATATCGAGATGACCTACTCGCTCACCCCCGACAACGAATTCCGCGTGGACTACAAGGCCACGACCGACAAGCCCACCGTCGCGAACTTCTCGCACCACCCGTTCTTCAACCTCAAGGGCGAAGGCAACGGCACGGTGCTCGACAACGTGATGACGATCAATGCCAGCCACACCACCCCGGTGGACTCGGTGCTGATCCCCACGGGCCAGATCGCCCCGGTGGAGGGTACGCCGTTCGACTTCCGTGAGCCGCACGCCATCGGCGAGCGCATCGGAGCCGACAACCAGCAGCTGCGCAACGGCGGCGGCTACGACCACAACTGGGTCATCGACCGCAAGACCCCAAGCGGCATCGAGCAGGCCGCCACGGTCTGGGAACCCGCCTCGGGACGTACCATCGAGGTGCTGAGCGACCAGCCCGGGCTGCAGGTTTACAGCGGCAACTTCTTCGACGGCACGAGCATCGGCAAATACGGCAAACCGCAGCGCTACCGCGAGTCGCTGGCGCTCGAAACGCAGAAATTCCCCGACAGCCCCAACCACGACAATTTCCCCTCGACGGTACTGCGCCCCGGGGAGACCTATACGCAGGTCTGCATCTACAAGTTCGGCGTGAAATAA
- a CDS encoding HAL/PAL/TAL family ammonia-lyase produces MLRSNLNTINDRIFNKAAIQIDDEALREVEACYRFLEEFEQGKVIYGINTGFGPMAQYRIGDADLNSLQYNIIRSHSCGAGETLPDICVRAAMLARLQTFLNAKSGVHPDVVRILADFLNNEIYPLVPRHGSVGASGDLVQLAHIVLALIGEAEVSFRGETVPATEAMAACGIAPLRLRIRDGLALTNGTAVMTGIGLVNLAQARRLLGWAVKASVMLNEIVESYDDFMAGALNEYKLHAGQIEIARQMRAICATSRRLRKREAELYSGDTGAAPTFRHKVQPYYSLRCIPQILGPVLETISQAEKILVEEFNAVDDNPVVDPAAGTIYHGGNFHGDYVSLEMDKLKIAVTKMTMLAERQLNYLFHDRINETLPPFVNLGKLGLNYGLQAAQFTATSTTAESQTLSNPMYVHSIPNNNDNQDIVSMGTNAAMLTRQVVENGYQVVAIEMLALAQATDYLQCAGELSDTTRQLYADIRAIAPRFADDRPKYREIAAIENLLKTHPASL; encoded by the coding sequence ATGCTACGTTCGAACCTAAATACCATAAACGACCGGATTTTCAACAAGGCCGCAATACAGATCGACGACGAAGCCCTGCGCGAAGTGGAGGCGTGTTACCGTTTCCTGGAGGAATTCGAGCAGGGAAAGGTCATCTACGGCATCAACACGGGGTTCGGCCCCATGGCACAGTACCGGATCGGCGACGCCGACCTGAACAGCCTCCAGTACAACATCATCCGTTCGCACAGCTGCGGCGCGGGCGAAACGCTGCCCGACATCTGCGTGCGGGCGGCGATGCTGGCGCGGCTGCAAACGTTCCTCAACGCCAAGTCGGGCGTGCACCCCGACGTGGTGCGGATACTGGCCGATTTCCTCAACAACGAAATATACCCGCTCGTGCCGCGCCACGGCAGTGTAGGCGCAAGCGGCGACCTGGTGCAGCTGGCGCACATCGTACTGGCGCTGATCGGCGAGGCGGAGGTCTCGTTCCGGGGCGAAACCGTCCCGGCTACCGAGGCGATGGCGGCATGCGGCATAGCGCCCCTCAGGCTCCGCATCCGCGACGGGCTGGCGCTCACGAACGGCACGGCCGTGATGACGGGCATCGGACTGGTGAATCTGGCCCAGGCGCGCCGCCTGCTGGGGTGGGCGGTGAAGGCGTCGGTGATGCTCAACGAAATCGTGGAATCGTACGACGACTTCATGGCCGGGGCGCTCAACGAATACAAACTCCACGCGGGGCAGATCGAGATCGCCCGGCAGATGCGCGCCATATGCGCCACGAGCCGCCGGCTGCGCAAACGCGAAGCGGAACTTTACAGCGGCGACACGGGCGCGGCGCCCACCTTCAGGCACAAGGTGCAGCCTTACTACTCGCTGCGGTGCATCCCCCAGATCCTGGGGCCGGTGCTCGAAACGATCTCCCAGGCCGAGAAGATCCTCGTCGAGGAGTTCAACGCGGTGGACGACAACCCGGTGGTAGACCCCGCGGCGGGAACGATCTACCACGGCGGGAATTTCCACGGCGACTACGTGTCGCTGGAGATGGACAAGCTCAAGATCGCCGTGACGAAGATGACGATGCTCGCCGAACGGCAGTTGAACTACCTTTTCCACGACCGCATCAACGAGACGCTGCCGCCGTTCGTGAACCTCGGCAAGCTGGGGCTCAACTACGGGTTGCAGGCGGCGCAGTTCACGGCGACCTCGACCACGGCCGAGTCGCAGACGCTCTCGAATCCGATGTACGTCCACTCGATCCCGAACAACAACGACAACCAGGATATCGTGAGCATGGGAACCAACGCGGCGATGCTCACGCGGCAGGTCGTGGAGAACGGGTACCAGGTGGTCGCGATCGAGATGCTGGCGCTGGCGCAGGCCACGGATTACCTGCAATGCGCCGGGGAGCTCTCCGACACTACGCGGCAACTGTATGCCGACATCCGGGCCATCGCGCCGCGCTTTGCCGACGACAGGCCCAAGTACAGGGAGATCGCCGCCATCGAAAACCTCCTGAAAACCCATCCCGCTTCCCTATGA
- the fabG gene encoding 3-oxoacyl-ACP reductase FabG: MAKTNKYALVTGGSRGIGREICLKLGGCGYHVLVNYKSNAAEAEKTLSGIRAAGGDGEALQFDVASGEESAAAIAAWQKAHESACIEVVVNNAGIRDDVLMMWMEPQQWHSVIGTSLDGFYNVTRPLLKGMLVNRFGRIVNIVSLSGIKGLPGQANYAAAKGGVIAATKALAQEVARKGVTVNAIAPGFVRTDMTADIDEAELKKQIPAGRFCEPAEVADLAMFLISEQASYITGEVISINGGLYT, translated from the coding sequence ATGGCAAAAACAAATAAATACGCACTCGTGACCGGCGGCAGCCGGGGCATAGGCCGCGAAATCTGCCTCAAACTGGGCGGGTGCGGCTACCACGTGCTCGTCAACTACAAGTCGAACGCCGCCGAGGCCGAAAAGACCCTGTCGGGCATCCGCGCCGCGGGCGGCGACGGCGAGGCGCTGCAATTCGACGTGGCCTCGGGCGAAGAGAGCGCGGCGGCCATCGCCGCCTGGCAGAAAGCGCACGAAAGCGCCTGCATCGAGGTGGTGGTGAACAACGCGGGCATCCGCGACGACGTGCTGATGATGTGGATGGAACCGCAGCAGTGGCACTCGGTGATCGGCACCAGCCTCGACGGGTTCTACAACGTCACGCGGCCGCTGCTCAAGGGGATGCTCGTAAACCGTTTCGGGCGCATCGTCAACATCGTCTCGCTCTCGGGCATCAAGGGCCTGCCCGGGCAGGCCAACTACGCCGCGGCCAAGGGCGGCGTGATCGCCGCGACGAAGGCGCTGGCGCAGGAGGTGGCCAGGAAGGGGGTGACGGTGAACGCCATCGCCCCGGGGTTCGTGCGCACGGACATGACCGCCGACATCGACGAGGCGGAGCTCAAGAAACAGATACCCGCCGGACGCTTCTGCGAACCGGCCGAAGTCGCCGACCTGGCGATGTTCCTCATCTCGGAACAAGCCTCCTACATCACGGGGGAGGTCATTTCGATCAACGGGGGATTATATACCTGA
- a CDS encoding beta-ketoacyl-[acyl-carrier-protein] synthase family protein, translated as MEKRVVITGMGIWACIGKNTEEVTQSLREGRSGIGLDPARRELGYISSLTGIVEQPNLKGVLDRRKRLCLPQQGEYAYMATAEAMRNAGMDEAYLAANEVGIIYGNDSSAAPVIEGIDIIRARRNTAMVGSGNIFQSMNSTVTMNLSVIFNLRGINLTLSAACASGSHAIGMGYLMIRQGLQERVVCGGAQEVNLYSVGSFDGLGAFSTRESDPTAASRPFDKDRDGLVPSGGAATVILESHESAVARGAEILGEVVGYGFSSNGEHISVPNVDGPRRSLLRCLEDARMRPEEIPYVNAHATSTPLGDYNEAEAIAGVFAGCNPYVASTKSMTGHEMWMAGASEVVYSMLMMRHGFIAPNINFTEGDEATSKLNIPVRRVDTEFDCFLSNSFGFGGTNSTLIVKKYK; from the coding sequence ATGGAGAAGAGAGTAGTTATCACCGGAATGGGCATCTGGGCCTGCATCGGAAAAAATACGGAAGAAGTCACGCAGTCGCTCCGCGAGGGACGCTCGGGCATCGGGCTCGACCCGGCGCGCAGGGAGCTGGGATACATCTCGTCGCTGACGGGGATCGTGGAACAACCGAACCTGAAAGGGGTGCTCGACCGCCGCAAGCGGCTGTGCCTGCCCCAGCAGGGCGAATATGCCTACATGGCCACCGCCGAGGCGATGCGCAACGCGGGGATGGACGAAGCGTACCTGGCGGCGAACGAGGTGGGGATCATCTACGGCAACGACAGCAGTGCGGCGCCGGTGATCGAGGGGATCGACATCATCCGCGCCAGGCGGAACACGGCGATGGTCGGCTCGGGCAACATCTTCCAGTCGATGAACTCGACCGTGACGATGAACCTCTCGGTGATCTTCAACCTGCGGGGCATCAACCTCACGCTCTCGGCGGCCTGCGCCAGCGGGTCGCACGCCATCGGCATGGGCTACCTGATGATCAGGCAGGGGTTGCAGGAGCGCGTGGTCTGCGGCGGCGCACAGGAGGTGAACCTCTACTCGGTGGGCAGCTTCGACGGGCTGGGGGCATTCTCGACCCGCGAATCGGATCCCACGGCGGCATCGCGCCCATTCGACAAAGACCGCGACGGCCTGGTGCCGAGCGGGGGTGCGGCGACGGTGATCCTCGAAAGCCATGAATCGGCCGTCGCACGGGGCGCGGAAATCCTGGGCGAAGTGGTCGGGTACGGGTTCTCGTCGAACGGCGAGCATATCTCCGTGCCGAACGTCGACGGCCCGCGCCGTTCGCTGCTGCGGTGTCTGGAGGACGCCCGAATGCGGCCCGAGGAGATCCCCTACGTCAATGCGCACGCCACCTCGACGCCGCTGGGCGACTACAACGAGGCGGAGGCGATAGCCGGGGTATTCGCCGGTTGCAACCCCTACGTGGCGTCGACCAAGTCGATGACCGGCCACGAAATGTGGATGGCCGGGGCCAGCGAAGTGGTCTACTCGATGCTGATGATGCGGCACGGGTTCATCGCCCCGAACATCAACTTCACCGAGGGCGACGAGGCCACCTCGAAGCTCAACATCCCCGTCCGCAGGGTGGACACGGAGTTCGACTGCTTCCTCTCGAACTCGTTCGGCTTCGGCGGCACCAACTCGACCCTGATCGTTAAGAAATACAAATAA
- a CDS encoding phosphopantetheine-binding protein, translated as MTEQELIEKINTVLADEFEVDRTTITPEAPLLETLDLDSLDLVDVVVIVDKNFGVTLTGPDFKELKTFRDFYDLIISRTNGK; from the coding sequence ATGACAGAACAGGAACTCATAGAAAAGATCAATACCGTACTGGCCGATGAATTCGAAGTCGACCGGACGACCATTACGCCCGAAGCCCCGCTGCTGGAGACGCTCGACCTGGACAGCCTCGACCTGGTGGACGTCGTGGTGATCGTCGACAAGAACTTCGGCGTAACGCTCACGGGCCCCGATTTCAAGGAGCTGAAGACCTTCCGGGACTTCTACGACCTGATTATCAGCCGGACGAATGGGAAATAA
- a CDS encoding acyltransferase has product MGNNGKQWSGRSRGGGFGYNFFIFLMRVSGIRGAYAFLSLVVVYFIPFAPRATRAIWFYNRRILGYGRLRAAVKLYAHYYALGQTIIDRVAIGSGMERKYKFEFENYDAFLRVLDGGRGAVIIGAHVGCWGTGAGFFGDYARRMHLVMYDAELRQIKNVMDKHCKQEGYKVIAVNEGGIESILRIKEVLDRKEYVCFQGDRFVEGSPTAKAPFMGREAPFPAGPFAVAGKFRVPVVFYYAMRERGRRYRFIFDIPDGQPMTRDAVLGSYVRSLEAVVRRYPQQWFNFYRFWS; this is encoded by the coding sequence ATGGGAAATAACGGCAAGCAGTGGAGCGGACGCTCGCGCGGCGGCGGTTTCGGATACAACTTCTTCATCTTCCTGATGCGGGTGTCCGGGATACGGGGCGCGTATGCCTTCCTCTCGCTGGTAGTCGTCTATTTCATACCCTTCGCACCCCGCGCCACGCGGGCCATATGGTTCTATAACCGCCGCATCCTGGGATACGGCCGGCTTCGGGCCGCGGTGAAACTCTACGCCCACTACTATGCGCTCGGCCAGACGATCATCGACCGGGTGGCCATCGGCAGCGGCATGGAGCGGAAATACAAATTCGAATTCGAAAACTACGACGCTTTCCTGCGCGTGCTCGACGGCGGGCGCGGGGCGGTGATCATCGGCGCACACGTCGGATGCTGGGGCACGGGGGCCGGGTTCTTCGGGGACTATGCCCGCAGGATGCACCTGGTGATGTACGACGCCGAGTTGCGGCAGATCAAAAACGTCATGGACAAGCACTGCAAACAGGAGGGCTACAAAGTGATCGCGGTAAACGAGGGCGGCATCGAGTCGATCCTCCGCATCAAGGAGGTGCTCGACCGCAAGGAGTACGTCTGCTTCCAGGGCGACCGCTTCGTCGAAGGCAGCCCGACGGCGAAGGCGCCCTTCATGGGGCGCGAAGCGCCGTTCCCGGCAGGGCCGTTCGCCGTCGCCGGGAAATTCCGCGTCCCGGTGGTATTCTACTATGCCATGCGCGAGCGCGGCAGGCGCTACCGGTTCATCTTCGACATCCCGGACGGGCAGCCCATGACCCGCGACGCCGTGCTAGGCAGCTACGTACGCTCGCTCGAAGCCGTGGTGAGACGCTACCCGCAGCAGTGGTTCAACTTCTATCGGTTCTGGTCGTGA